The sequence below is a genomic window from Alphaproteobacteria bacterium.
TGATCGCCGAATTTCATGAAAGGCGTTGATGGTTTACCGTCTTGAATGATTTCAAGCATGCGTTTTTCAGCAATGCAGGATGATCCTTTTGATCTGTCAACGTTTGATACGGTGCCTGATCCAATAATCGTGCCTGTGCTCAAATAACGGGATTTGGCAGCATGCGCAATTAATTGTGGAAAGCTAAAAACCATATCGATGCCAGCATCAGGTTCGCCAAATAATGAATTGTTCAAATATGTTTTAAGGGGCAAATGGACACGTTTTCCATCCCAAGCGCTGCCTAATTCATCAGGCGTCACAGCAATGGGTGAAAAAGAACTTGCGGGTTTGCTTTGAAAAAAACCAAAACTTTTAGCGAGTTCTGCGGGAATTAAATTACGTAAAGAAACGTCATTAACAAGCATCAATGCGATAATGTGGTGTTCGGCCTCTTCAGTATTAATACCCATGGGGACGTCGTCAGTAATAATGGCTATTTCAGATTCAAAATCGATACCCCATTCTTCACTTTCAACCTGAATTGGATCATTTGGTCCTAAAAAAGCGTCGGATCCACCTTGATAGATAAGGGGATCATGCCAGAAATTTTCAGGCATTTCAGCTTTGCGTGCTTTGCGAACCAATTCAACATGGTTAACATAAGCACTGCCATCAGCAAATTGATAAGCACGCGGTAAAGGGGAGGCGGCTTTCGCTGGATTGAAAGTGAAAGCATCTTTAACTTGATGCGCGTTCAAGGCATCATATCGTGCTTGAAGTTTAGATTTTACAGCTGTCCAATTGTCGAGCGCTTGTTGGAATGTGTTTGCAATATCTGGAACAAAACAACCTTGTGTTAAGTCTTTGGAAACGAGTAAGAATTTTCCATCACGTCCGTCTTTATACGAGGCAAATTTCACGATTGTCTCCAAGAATTAACATAATTAGCATCTTCAACAGGATTTAAGCTTGAACCAAAATCAACAGCATCGCGTGTATCAATCATGACAGCAACCTCGTTTGTTTCTTTGCGTGCATGCTTAGCGCCTGCTGCAAAAGCTTTAGGATGGGGGCCATGTGTAAAGCCACAGGGGTGAACACTCATCATGCCGGGTCCAATATTGTCTCGGCTGAAAAATTCACCAGCATGATAAAAAAGGATCTCGTCATAATCATCATTGTTGTGGAAAAAGGGAACCTTAAGCGCACCTGGATCTGATTCGATGGGTCTGGGGCAAAAAGTACAGACAACAAAACGACTACTTAAGAAAGTAGTGTGAGCA
It includes:
- a CDS encoding fumarylacetoacetate hydrolase family protein, which translates into the protein MKFASYKDGRDGKFLLVSKDLTQGCFVPDIANTFQQALDNWTAVKSKLQARYDALNAHQVKDAFTFNPAKAASPLPRAYQFADGSAYVNHVELVRKARKAEMPENFWHDPLIYQGGSDAFLGPNDPIQVESEEWGIDFESEIAIITDDVPMGINTEEAEHHIIALMLVNDVSLRNLIPAELAKSFGFFQSKPASSFSPIAVTPDELGSAWDGKRVHLPLKTYLNNSLFGEPDAGIDMVFSFPQLIAHAAKSRYLSTGTIIGSGTVSNVDRSKGSSCIAEKRMLEIIQDGKPSTPFMKFGDQVRIEMHDVQGKSIFGAIDQFVVQYEKDAHALPIDKLVARPARSV